The genomic interval AGGAGGCGTCCCGCGCCGCCGGATACGCGCTCGGTGTGCGGGTGGTGACCCCGGAGGACGACCTGGACCGGACGATCGCCGCGGCCGCCGACACCGGTGGCGGCCTGGTGGTCATCGGCTACGACCGCATCGGTGCCGCCGCCCTGGACCGCGTACCGGCACATGTGCCGTGCGCGGCGCTGGTGGAGGCACCGGCGCCGGGCCGGACACCCGGCCGGCCGGCGGTGTGGGCCGACGACCGTGAGGCGGCCCGTGCCGCCACCGAGCACCTGTTGTCGCTCGGGCACGCGAACGTCCACTACGTAGCGATTCCCGCCTCGACCGGAACCCGGCGCCTGGCGGGCCCCCGAGCCGAGGGCTGGCGCCAGGCCCTGGAAGCGGCCGGCATCACCCCGCCCCCGCCGTCCGGCAAGGGCTGGGACGCCCAAGCCGGCTACGAGGCGGGGAAGAAGCTCGCCCGGAACAAGGACGTCACCGCGATCCTGTGCGGCAACGACGACCTGGCACTGGGTGTGCTGCGCGCCCTGCATCACGCGGGCCGACGGGTACCGGAGGACGTCAGCGTCATCGGCTTCGACGACGCCCCGCACTCCGGATTCGTCACCCCGTCCCTCACCACCGTCCGCATGGACTTCCACGGTCTCGGCCGCGCCGCGTTCGGGCTGCTGCGCGCCCAACTCGACACCGATCAGCAGGAGTCGGCGCCGGTACCGGCCGAACCCACCCTCATCCTCCGGGAGAGCTCGGGGCCACGGGAGGCCTGAGCCGGACGTCCGTCATCGCCCTGTCCGTCACGTCCGCCGTACCCGCCCTCGCCGTATCCGTCAGCCGTCTTCCCCGCAGTCGTCGCACATCAACGCAGCACAGCCCTGCCTTCCTTCCGCGTACGAACAAGGATCCGCCATGAGAAGAGCCGTCTCCGTCCTTGCCACCGCCTGTGTCCTCGGGCTGACCGCCACCGCGTGCAGTGACAGCACCGGTGGCGCCACGACCGCCGCACCCGAGGGTTCGGTCAACCCGACCGCCTCCCTCAAGGGCGTCAAGCTCACCATGTGGGTCGCCCAGAACAGCGTCTCGGAGCCCAAGCAGGCCATCGAGGCGTTCGAGAAGGCCACCGGCGCCAAGATCAGCACCGAGGTCATACCGGACCCGTACGAGTCGAACGTCCCGACCAAGCTCGCCTCGGGCGTCAAGCCGGACCTGATGTTCTGGCAGCCCACGGGCAGCACCCTGCCGTTCGTCCAGCCGGCGAAGAACCTGCTGACCCTCGACAACGAGGACTGGGTCGCCAAGCTCGGCACCACGGAGAAGACCCTCGGCCAGGTCGACGGTCACCGCTACGCGGCCATCGTCACCAGCCCCGCCGTGCTCGGCGTCTACTACAACAAGGACGTCTTCGCGAAGGCCGGCATCACCACCATGCCGAGCAGCTACGACGAGCTGCTCGCCGACGCCACGAAGATCAAGTCGAAGGTCTCGGGCGTGGCCCCGTTCTTCGAGGTCGGCGGCGACAAGTGGCCGCTCCAGTGGCAGGTGCAGGCCCAGATGACGGATCTGCCGCAGTCGTTCTGGGACAACCTCAACAAGAACAAGGACAGTTGGACCAACAAGACCATCGTCGACGCGATCACCAAGTACAAGACGAAGGTCCTCGACGGCGGTCTGGCGCAGAAGAACTACAAGACGGCCACATTCGTCGACCAGGGCAAGGCGATCATGGACGGCAGTGCCGCGATGGCCGTCAACGTCACCGCGCTCCAGTCCGAGATCCAGGCCACCTCCACCACGGCGGAGATGGACAAGAAGCTCGGCTGGTTCCCCATCGCCAACAGCTCCGCGAAGGCCGAGTACTCGCCGGACCAGACGAACGGCGTCGTCGCCTTCAACACCGGTGACACCAAGCGGCAGAACGCGGCCCGGCAGTTCATGTCCTTCTGGCTCGGCCCGGACTACCCGGCCTACATCAAGGCCAACAAGCTGGTGTCGGTGGAGCCTTCGGTGGCCAACCCCGACGGCCTGCCGCAGACCGCGATCGCCCAGGCCAAGGCCCTGTCCAGCGCCCAGGGCGTCTTCCAGGTCAAGGCGCTCACCGCCCCGGACCTGCACCTCGCGCTCGCCGACATGATCTACGGCAAGAAGACCCCGCTCCAGGTCGCCCAAGCTGCCGAGGACCAGTTCAAGCAGGTCCTCAAGGCACGCGGCGTCACCGGTTTCTGACCGGCGCCACTGAGCCAGCCCTTCCCCCCGGGCCGCCCGTCGGCGGCGTGCCCGGGGCCGTACCGGAGGTAAGAAAGTGGTGGACACCGCCACGATGGACGCTCTCGACGCCACGCGCGCGAAGGACCGGGACCGAGACCGGGACAGCGCCCAGGACAGGCCGTCCCGTCGTAACCGGCTCCGCGGCAAGGCCAACCAGCCGTGGTGGTTCGCCCTGCCCGCGCTCGCCGTGTTCGGCGTGTTCTTCCTGCTGCCGAATCTGCTGAACTTCGTCTACCCGTTCACCGACTGGTCGGCGTTCCACTCGCAGATCGGCTTCGTGGGACTGTCGAACTTCAGCACCATCCTGCATGACGGGTCGATGGCCCGTGACATCCGCATCACCCTGGAGTACGCGGTCCTCGTGGCCGTCTTCCAGAACGGCTTCGGTCTCGCCCTGGCCCTGCTGCTGGAGCGCGACACCCGCTTCAACCGCTTCTTCCGCGCGGTGTTCTTCCTCCCGGTACTGATCTCCGCGCTCGCCGTCGGCTACATCTTCCGCGCCCTGCTCGCCCAGGACGGAGCGCTCAACAGCGTGCTGTCCTCGCTCGCGGGACACCATGTCGACACCCCCTGGCTCGGCTCGACCACCTGGACGCTGGTGGTGGTGACCCTCATCCACGGCTGGAAGTGGATGGGCCTGGCCATGCTGATCTATCTGGCGGGCCTGAAGAGCATGCCCGGTGACGTCCTGGAGGCGGCCCGGATCGACGGGGCCGGCTGGTGGCGCACCTTCTGGTCGGTGAGGTTCCCGCTGCTCGCGCCCGCCGTCACCTTCAACGTGACGACCGCGCTGATCGGCTCCATGAACACCTTCGACATCGTGCAGGCGACCACCGGAGGCGGTCCCGGCAGCGAGACCGAGGTCTTCAACATCTACATGTTCCGCATCTTCGGCCAGGGCCTGTACGCGCAGGCGTCCGCGATGAGCCTGGTGCTCTTCCTCATCGTCGTCGTCCTCGCCGTGCCCGTCATCGTCGGCCTGCGCCGCAGGGAGAACAACCAGTGACCACCGTTACCGCGTTCGCCCCCGCGCACCGGCGCCCGCTGCGCTGGGTCCAGCCGCTCGTCGTCCTGATCATCGCCGGCGTCACCATCGGCATCCCGCTCTGGCTGGTCGCGGTCACCTCGTTCAAACCGCAGGCCGAGGCGATCAAGCCCAACCTCTCGCTGCCGCACCACGTCCAGGCCGCCGCGAACTACAAGCAGAGCTTCGACGAGGGCAAGATCGTCCAGGGCTTCGTCAACAGCCTCCTGGTCGTCGCCCCGTCCGTCGTCCTCGTCCTGCTCCTCGGAGCGGGCGCCGCCTGGGTGTTCGCCCGCCGCAAGGGCCGCCTGGTCAACACCCTGTACGCGCTGAGCATCAGCGGCCTGCTGCTGCCGCCCGCGGTGATCACCATCGTCATGGAACTGCGCCAACTCGGCCTGGCCGGCACCCGACCCGGCATGATCGGCGTCTACGCCGGGATGTACCTGTCCACCTCGATCTTCTTCATGACCGGCTTCATCCGCGCCCTCCCCGAGGAGT from Streptomyces sp. NBC_01288 carries:
- a CDS encoding ABC transporter substrate-binding protein, yielding MRRAVSVLATACVLGLTATACSDSTGGATTAAPEGSVNPTASLKGVKLTMWVAQNSVSEPKQAIEAFEKATGAKISTEVIPDPYESNVPTKLASGVKPDLMFWQPTGSTLPFVQPAKNLLTLDNEDWVAKLGTTEKTLGQVDGHRYAAIVTSPAVLGVYYNKDVFAKAGITTMPSSYDELLADATKIKSKVSGVAPFFEVGGDKWPLQWQVQAQMTDLPQSFWDNLNKNKDSWTNKTIVDAITKYKTKVLDGGLAQKNYKTATFVDQGKAIMDGSAAMAVNVTALQSEIQATSTTAEMDKKLGWFPIANSSAKAEYSPDQTNGVVAFNTGDTKRQNAARQFMSFWLGPDYPAYIKANKLVSVEPSVANPDGLPQTAIAQAKALSSAQGVFQVKALTAPDLHLALADMIYGKKTPLQVAQAAEDQFKQVLKARGVTGF
- a CDS encoding LacI family DNA-binding transcriptional regulator translates to MDVTGHTSFGGHGDPPQGPQKAASIRDVAAAAGVSYQTVSRVINGHPNVKEETRKRVDAAIQTLGFRRNATAFALASGVTRSVTVITSNTVLYGYAATLQGLEEASRAAGYALGVRVVTPEDDLDRTIAAAADTGGGLVVIGYDRIGAAALDRVPAHVPCAALVEAPAPGRTPGRPAVWADDREAARAATEHLLSLGHANVHYVAIPASTGTRRLAGPRAEGWRQALEAAGITPPPPSGKGWDAQAGYEAGKKLARNKDVTAILCGNDDLALGVLRALHHAGRRVPEDVSVIGFDDAPHSGFVTPSLTTVRMDFHGLGRAAFGLLRAQLDTDQQESAPVPAEPTLILRESSGPREA
- a CDS encoding carbohydrate ABC transporter permease, whose translation is MVDTATMDALDATRAKDRDRDRDSAQDRPSRRNRLRGKANQPWWFALPALAVFGVFFLLPNLLNFVYPFTDWSAFHSQIGFVGLSNFSTILHDGSMARDIRITLEYAVLVAVFQNGFGLALALLLERDTRFNRFFRAVFFLPVLISALAVGYIFRALLAQDGALNSVLSSLAGHHVDTPWLGSTTWTLVVVTLIHGWKWMGLAMLIYLAGLKSMPGDVLEAARIDGAGWWRTFWSVRFPLLAPAVTFNVTTALIGSMNTFDIVQATTGGGPGSETEVFNIYMFRIFGQGLYAQASAMSLVLFLIVVVLAVPVIVGLRRRENNQ
- a CDS encoding carbohydrate ABC transporter permease; the encoded protein is MTTVTAFAPAHRRPLRWVQPLVVLIIAGVTIGIPLWLVAVTSFKPQAEAIKPNLSLPHHVQAAANYKQSFDEGKIVQGFVNSLLVVAPSVVLVLLLGAGAAWVFARRKGRLVNTLYALSISGLLLPPAVITIVMELRQLGLAGTRPGMIGVYAGMYLSTSIFFMTGFIRALPEELEEAARMDGAGPIRVFFRIILPLLRPVIATATIMVMLYAWSDIFYAFFVLGGGDKATLPLNLYQVANAQLYLNNWHLIFAYVVMMSLPMVLVFVIAQRRIVSGITSGAVK